Proteins from a single region of Macrotis lagotis isolate mMagLag1 chromosome 2, bilby.v1.9.chrom.fasta, whole genome shotgun sequence:
- the HDAC7 gene encoding histone deacetylase 7 isoform X6 — protein MDLRVGQRPPVEPASEPTLLALQRSQHLHHQLFLAGLQHQQVEHIQLSLETPVQEAPGGHQDQELRQLLHKDKSKRSAVASHAVKQKLAEVILKKQQAALERTTHPNIPFRTLGSLETEGTPPTMLNSFLPTVPSLLGDSPEHFPLRKTVSEPNLKLRYKPKKSLELRKNPLLRKESAPPSLRRRPTEPLGDSSPSSSSTPVSGCSSPNDSEHGPIPAIGSEELLAQRLRLQESSVAPFAFPTVSTLPEITLGLPASTRADGDRRTHPSLGPRGPVLGSPHGPLFLPPGLDPEAGGTLASHLQPILILEPSVPHPPLLTVPGLGPLPFHFAQTLLSSERHSGSGPHTPLSRTRSEPLPPSTTAPQPPGSLQPRLDWLKQHSQLSKKSTKPSEKPRLRQIPSAEDLETNEAPVRGPENRDFIHGKPEIVGPASSQQHQQIFLWEQQQRLLGRFPRGSSGDSLLLPSTQSGHRPLSRAQSSPAAPVSLPTSEPPSQALVLPCPDTPARALPYTTGLVYDSVMLKHQCSCGDNSNHPEHAGRIQSIWSRLQERGLRSQCECLRGRKASLEELQSVHDERHVLLYGTNPLSRLKLDNGKLAGILAQRMFVMLPCGGVGVDTDTIWNELHSSNAARWAAGSVTDLAFKVAARELKNGFAVVRPPGHHADHSTAMGFCFFNSVAIASRQLQQQGKVSKILIVDWVHLTKKKQDVHHGNGTQQTFYEDPSVLYISLHRHDDGNFFPGSGAVDEVGAGNGEGFNINVAWAGGLDPPMGDPEYLAAFRTVVMPIAREFSPDLVLVSAGFDAADGHPPPLGGYHVSAKCFGYMTQQLMSLAGGAVVLALEGGHDLTAICDASEACVMALLGNKVDPLSEESWKQKPNLNAIRSLEAVIRVHSKYWGSMQWLASSPDSWVPSVVMADTEEVETVSALASLSVGILAEKRPSEQLMEEEEEPMNL, from the exons ATGGACCTTCGGGTGGGGCAGAGGCCCCCTGTGGAGCCCGCCTCAGAACCCACTCTGCTGGCCCTTCAACGCTCTCAGCATCTGCACCACCAGCTCTTTCTTGCTGGTCTACAACATCAACAGGTTGAACACATCCAG CTTTCCCTGGAGACTCCAGTGCAAGAAGCACCAGGAGGCCATCAAGACCAGGAGCTGAGGCAACTTCTCCACAAGGACAAGAGCAAACGGA GTGCTGTGGCCAGCCATGCTGTGAAACAGAAACTGGCAGAAGTCATTCTAAAGAAGCAGCAGGCAGCATTGGAAAGAACTACCCATCCCAACATCCCCTTCAG AACTCTGGGGTCTCTAGAAACAGAAGGAACACCCCCAACCATGCTGAACAGTTTCCTGCCTACAGTTCCCAGTCTGCTCGGTGACTCCCCAGAACACTTTCCTCTGCGTAAGACAG TCTCAGAGCCCAACCTGAAGCTGCGCTACAAACCCAAGAAGTCTTTGGAGCTGAGGAAGAACCCATTACTCCGCAAGGAGAGCGCTCCTCCTAGCCTTCGTCGGCGCCCCACTGAGCCCCTTGGGG ATTCATCCCCTAGCAGTAGCAGCACACCCGTTTCAGGTTGCAGCTCCCCCAATGACAGTGAGCATGGCCCCATACCTGCCATAGGCTCTGAG GAGCTTTTAGCCCAACGGCTTCGACTACAGGAAAGTTCAGTCGCCCCATTTGCTTTTCCAACGGTGTCCACACTTCCTGAAATCACCTTGGGGCTGCCTGCCTCCACCAGG GCTGATGGTGACCGAAGGACTCATCCTTCTTTGGGGCCTCGGGGACCTGTCCTGGGGAGCCCCCATGGTCCCCTCTTCCTGCCCCCAGGCCTAGACCCTGAGGCAGGGGGTACTTTGGCATCCCACCTGCAGCCCATCCTCATCCTGGAGCCCTCAGTACCTCATCCCCCACTGCTGACTG TGCCTGGGCTTGGGCCATTGCCCTTCCATTTTGCTCAGACACTACTCTCCAGTGAACGGCATTCAGGGTCTGGTCCCCACACGCCACTGAGCCGGACACGCTCAGAGCCCCTGCCCCCCAGCACCACTGCTCCCCAGCCACCAGGCTCTCTACAGCCCCGCCTGGATTGGCTGAAACAACACTCACAGCTGAGCAAG AAGTCAACAAAACCAAGTGAGAAGCCTCGACTTCGGCAAATCCCCTCAGCAGAGGACCTAGAGACTAATGAGGCACCTGTCAGAGGCCCAGAGAACAGGGACTTCATCCATGGGAAGCCTGAAATTGTTGGTCCTGCCTCCTCCCAGCAGCACCAGCAG ATATTCCTATGGGAACAGCAGCAACGGCTGTTGGGTCGGTTTCCCAGGGGAAGTTCAGGTGACTCACTGTTGTTGCCCTCTACCCAAAGTGGACACCGACCCCTGTCCAGGGCACAGTCTTCCCCAGCTGCCCCTGTCTCCTTGCCAACTTCAGAACCACCTAGCCAAGCCTTAGTACTACCTTGCCCTGACACCCCTGCCCGGGCCCTGCCCTATACAACTG GGTTGGTGTATGATTCGGTGATGCTTAAACACCAATGCTCCTGTGGAGACAATAGCAACCATCCTGAGCATGCTGGCAGAATCCAGAGCATCTGGTCAAGGCTACAGGAACGGGGGCTACGGAGCCAGTGTGAG TGTCTCCGAGGCAGGAAGGCCTCCTTGGAGGAACTACAATCAGTTCATGATGAGCGACATGTCCTGCTTTATGGCACCAACCCACTCAGCCGACTCAAATTGGACAATGGAAAGCTTGCAG GGATCCTGGCTCAGAGAATGTTTGTGATGCTGCCCTGTGGTGGAGTTGGG GTGGACACAGATACAATCTGGAATGAACTACACTCCTCCAATGCAGCCCGTTGGGCTGCTGGAAGTGTAACTGACCTTGCCTTTAAGGTGGCTGCCCGAGAATTAAAG AATGGTTTTGCAGTAGTGCGGCCCCCAGGACACCATGCAGATCATTCCACTGCCAT GGGGTTTTGCTTCTTCAACTCAGTGGCCATCGCAAGCCGGCAGCTACAGCAGCAGGGGAAGGTTAGCAAGATCCTCATTGTGGACTGG GTtcatctcacaaaaaaaaaacaggatgtTCACCATGGCAATGGAACTCAGCAAACCTTCTATGAAGACCCCAGCGTGCTCTACATCTCTCTACATCGACATGATGATGGCAATTTCTTTCCAGGCAGTGGGGCTGTGGATGAG GTGGGAGCTGGCAATGGAGAAGGGTTCAACATCAATGTTGCCTGGGCTGGAGGCCTTGACCCACCCATGGGAGACCCTGAATACCTGGCAGCCTTCAG AACAGTTGTGATGCCCATCGCCCGAGAGTTTTCTCCTGACCTGGTGCTGGTGTCGGCTGGGTTTGATGCTGCAGATGGCCATCCCCCACCTCTGGGAGGCTACCATGTCTCTGCCAAGT GTTTTGGGTACATGACACAGCAACTGATGAGCTTGGCAGGAGGAGCAGTGGTTTTGGCCTTGGAGGGTGGCCATGATCTCACAGCCATTTGCGATGCTTCTGAAGCTTGTGTGATGGCCTTGCTAGGTAACAAG GTGGATCCCCTCTCTGAGGAGAGCTGGAAACAGAAACCCAACCTAAATGCCATCCGATCCCTGGAAGCTGTGATCCGTGTACACA GTAAGTATTGGGGTTCAATGCAGTGGCTGGCCTCCAGCCCAGATTCCTGGGTCCCCTCAGTGGTGATGGCTGACACGGAAGAAGTTGAGACAGTATCAGCATTGGCCTCACTCTCAGTGGGCATCCTGGCAGAGAAGAG GCCTTCAGAGCAGCtgatggaggaagaggaggagccTATGAATCTCTAA